A genome region from Clostridia bacterium includes the following:
- a CDS encoding Ldh family oxidoreductase, with protein sequence MKVVLDWKTAQEFVTDAFVGVGVPREDAEICTDVLLESDRRGIESHGVNRFKPIYIDRILAKIQNPV encoded by the coding sequence ATGAAAGTAGTATTGGATTGGAAAACCGCGCAAGAGTTTGTAACGGATGCGTTTGTAGGCGTAGGCGTACCTAGAGAAGATGCCGAAATCTGCACAGACGTTTTGTTGGAATCAGACAGAAGAGGTATAGAATCTCACGGCGTCAACAGATTTAAGCCTATATACATAGACAGAATTTTAGCCAAGATTCAAAATCCTGTA